The following coding sequences are from one Azospirillum sp. TSH100 window:
- a CDS encoding branched-chain amino acid ABC transporter permease, whose product MPIDYYLNIAASGLLTGLVYGLAALGLSVIFGVVRVVNFAHGEMMVAGMYGAVLLGGWLGLDPLLSAPIMAALLFACGWLLQRGLVNKFVERPEHMQFILLLGIATILVNAMLMLFGPDARNVQVPYSFDTVEIGPMLLDAVRLRAGAAAIVVAAVLFAFFRFSRTGKAIRACADNPLGARVVGLNIDGLYALTFGIGAAVVGVAGALMTLLVDARPQLAPEYTLLSFIIVIVGGLGSLPGALLGGVLIGMSEALAGFLLTPSLKSLFSYGVLIVVLLLRPQGLLRKRS is encoded by the coding sequence ATGCCGATCGACTATTATCTGAACATCGCGGCTTCCGGCCTGCTGACCGGCCTGGTCTACGGGCTGGCGGCGCTGGGGCTTTCGGTCATCTTCGGCGTGGTGCGCGTCGTCAACTTCGCCCATGGCGAAATGATGGTGGCGGGCATGTACGGCGCGGTGCTGCTGGGCGGCTGGCTGGGTCTCGACCCTCTGCTGTCGGCTCCGATCATGGCGGCGCTGCTGTTCGCCTGCGGTTGGCTGCTCCAGCGCGGCCTGGTGAACAAGTTCGTCGAGCGGCCGGAGCACATGCAGTTCATTCTTCTGCTGGGCATCGCCACCATCCTGGTCAACGCCATGCTGATGCTGTTCGGCCCGGATGCCCGCAACGTCCAGGTGCCCTACAGCTTCGACACGGTGGAGATCGGGCCGATGCTGCTGGACGCCGTCCGGCTGCGCGCCGGGGCGGCGGCCATCGTGGTGGCGGCGGTCCTGTTCGCCTTCTTCCGCTTCAGCCGAACCGGGAAGGCGATCCGCGCCTGCGCCGACAATCCGCTGGGCGCCCGCGTGGTCGGTCTGAACATCGACGGCCTCTATGCCCTGACCTTCGGCATCGGTGCCGCGGTGGTCGGGGTGGCCGGCGCGCTGATGACGCTGCTGGTCGATGCCCGGCCGCAGCTGGCGCCCGAATACACGCTGCTCAGCTTCATCATCGTCATCGTTGGCGGGCTGGGCAGCCTGCCGGGCGCGCTGCTGGGCGGCGTGCTGATCGGCATGTCGGAGGCGCTGGCCGGCTTCCTGCTGACGCCGTCCCTGAAATCCCTGTTCAGCTACGGGGTGCTGATCGTGGTTCTGCTGCTGCGCCCGCAAGGGCTGTTGAGGAAACGGTCATGA
- a CDS encoding cache domain-containing protein: MIRRTASLVAVAAALLTAPAFAADHATPEQAKSLVAEAVAYLKAKGPDEAAKAFQDPKGSFRRGELYVFVFDTDGRYVASGANPKLAGSDAAQLKDAEGKPIVQAMITETKDKPNAVIDYVWLNRQSNKVEHKHSYVTRDGRYIVGAGTYDQ; encoded by the coding sequence ATGATTCGCAGAACCGCATCCCTGGTCGCCGTCGCGGCCGCCCTGCTGACCGCACCGGCCTTCGCCGCCGATCACGCCACTCCGGAACAGGCCAAGTCGCTGGTCGCCGAGGCCGTTGCCTATCTGAAGGCCAAGGGGCCGGATGAGGCGGCCAAGGCCTTCCAGGATCCCAAGGGCAGTTTCCGCCGCGGCGAGCTGTATGTCTTCGTCTTCGACACCGATGGCCGTTACGTCGCCTCCGGCGCCAACCCGAAGCTCGCCGGCTCCGACGCCGCCCAGTTGAAGGATGCCGAAGGCAAGCCCATCGTGCAGGCGATGATCACCGAGACGAAGGACAAGCCGAACGCCGTCATCGACTATGTCTGGTTGAACCGCCAGAGCAACAAGGTCGAGCACAAGCATTCCTACGTCACCCGCGATGGCCGCTACATCGTCGGTGCGGGGACCTACGACCAGTGA
- a CDS encoding branched-chain amino acid ABC transporter permease, whose protein sequence is MSGPSGMMPSGVTGRGMILLVLSALGLAVAPFIADRYLVSVLTTVLWFAYVGQAWNVMMGFSGLLSLGHALYVGLGAYVSAALFVHFGIGPWAGMVVAMLVAVVAGCIIGFLGFRFGVKGVHFALLTIAFAEVARIGFDHITWVGGSGGFFLPVEAGASDPLNLRGSPVLFYYVALALVVGALFMSRALLHSRLGYQWLAVREEPDAAEASGVDLFRARMTAVAVSSALTALGGVFQAFYFNNLFPEQVFSMGRSIEIILPAIVGGIGTLVGPILGAFILTPLGEALTFLIEAGGLDLPGLKQLFYGAALVVIVVFRPEGVWPWLARRLRLVRQPGEGA, encoded by the coding sequence ATGAGCGGGCCATCGGGAATGATGCCTTCGGGAGTGACTGGACGCGGCATGATCCTGCTGGTCCTGTCGGCACTCGGGCTGGCGGTGGCGCCCTTCATCGCCGACCGCTATCTGGTGTCGGTGCTGACCACGGTGCTGTGGTTCGCCTATGTCGGGCAGGCCTGGAACGTGATGATGGGCTTTTCCGGCCTGCTGTCGCTGGGCCATGCGCTGTATGTCGGGCTCGGCGCTTATGTCAGCGCCGCGCTGTTCGTCCATTTCGGCATCGGCCCCTGGGCCGGCATGGTCGTGGCGATGCTGGTCGCGGTGGTGGCTGGCTGCATCATCGGTTTCCTCGGTTTCCGCTTCGGGGTGAAGGGCGTGCATTTCGCCCTGCTGACCATCGCCTTCGCCGAGGTGGCGCGCATCGGCTTCGACCACATCACCTGGGTCGGCGGCTCCGGCGGCTTTTTCCTGCCGGTGGAAGCCGGGGCGAGCGACCCGCTGAACCTGCGCGGCTCGCCGGTGCTGTTCTATTACGTGGCGCTGGCGCTGGTCGTCGGCGCACTGTTCATGTCGCGCGCGCTGCTCCACAGCCGCCTGGGCTACCAGTGGCTGGCGGTGCGCGAGGAGCCGGACGCGGCGGAGGCGTCGGGCGTCGACCTGTTCCGCGCCCGCATGACGGCGGTGGCGGTGTCGTCCGCCCTGACGGCGCTGGGCGGGGTGTTCCAGGCCTTCTATTTCAACAACCTGTTCCCGGAACAGGTCTTCTCCATGGGCCGCTCCATCGAGATCATCCTGCCGGCCATCGTCGGCGGCATCGGTACGCTGGTGGGCCCGATCCTGGGCGCCTTCATCCTGACCCCGCTGGGCGAGGCGCTCACCTTCCTGATCGAGGCCGGCGGGCTGGACCTGCCCGGTCTGAAGCAACTGTTCTATGGTGCGGCGCTGGTGGTGATCGTGGTGTTCCGGCCGGAGGGCGTGTGGCCCTGGCTGGCCCGCCGCCTGCGTCTGGTCCGCCAGCCGGGGGAGGGCGCCTGA
- the pedF gene encoding cytochrome c-550 PedF — protein sequence MNARIVRLAAAIGLIGAVSLPGLVFAHGDVVPQPVDTSGLEKLGDKWRDSNPYRGNPRAIEIGSSAFNQNCARCHGLGAVSGGIAPDLRYLEKGDAGDEWFKERVTNGSIRNGVTYMPQFGEALGQEALWSIRSWLETVHED from the coding sequence ATGAATGCACGGATTGTTCGGCTTGCAGCCGCGATTGGTCTGATCGGCGCCGTCTCTCTTCCCGGTCTGGTTTTCGCCCATGGCGATGTTGTCCCGCAGCCGGTCGACACCAGCGGGCTGGAAAAGCTGGGCGACAAGTGGCGGGACAGCAACCCCTACCGCGGCAACCCGCGCGCCATCGAGATCGGTTCGTCCGCCTTCAACCAGAACTGTGCACGCTGCCATGGTCTGGGCGCGGTGTCCGGCGGCATCGCCCCCGACCTGCGCTACCTCGAAAAGGGCGATGCCGGCGACGAGTGGTTCAAGGAGCGCGTCACCAACGGCTCGATCCGCAACGGCGTGACTTACATGCCGCAATTCGGTGAGGCTTTGGGCCAGGAGGCTCTGTGGTCGATCCGCTCCTGGCTGGAAACCGTGCACGAGGACTGA
- a CDS encoding family 16 glycosylhydrolase — MAESLFSHIGGSFSETGGSFETSRWQRSDGWKSGGHMSCTWSRANVTAEKGHLALSVSDRISGGDRYSCGEYSTHRFYGYGAYTVSLKAVKADGVMTSVSHYTGPPFGDPWDEITMGIAGKDTTKLEISYVANGTGHRNTVVDLGFDAAKGFHSYGFDWKPNGIVWTVDGKPVHQVSGKLGELPRMPGRLMLRFWSASGDTEWLRRFSYPGHPLAAEVASVTYREDPANLSN, encoded by the coding sequence ATGGCAGAGTCGCTGTTCAGCCATATCGGCGGCAGCTTCAGCGAGACTGGCGGGTCTTTCGAGACTTCGCGCTGGCAACGGTCGGACGGCTGGAAATCCGGCGGGCACATGAGCTGCACCTGGAGCCGCGCCAACGTCACCGCCGAGAAGGGCCACCTCGCCCTGTCGGTCAGCGACCGCATCTCCGGCGGCGACCGCTATTCCTGCGGTGAATATTCGACCCACCGCTTCTACGGCTACGGCGCCTACACGGTGTCGCTGAAGGCGGTGAAGGCCGATGGGGTGATGACCTCTGTCTCCCACTATACCGGCCCGCCCTTCGGCGATCCGTGGGACGAGATCACCATGGGCATCGCCGGTAAGGACACCACCAAGCTGGAAATCAGCTACGTCGCCAACGGCACCGGGCACCGCAACACCGTGGTCGATCTGGGCTTCGACGCTGCCAAGGGCTTCCACAGCTACGGCTTCGACTGGAAGCCCAATGGCATCGTCTGGACCGTCGACGGCAAGCCGGTCCATCAGGTGTCCGGCAAGCTGGGTGAGTTGCCCCGCATGCCCGGCCGTCTGATGCTGCGCTTCTGGAGCGCGTCAGGCGACACCGAATGGCTGCGCCGCTTCAGCTATCCCGGCCATCCCCTGGCCGCCGAGGTCGCCTCCGTCACCTACCGCGAGGACCCGGCCAACCTCAGCAACTAA
- a CDS encoding ABC transporter ATP-binding protein, producing the protein MTALLEVERLSKRFRGLKAVSEVSFTVPEGRILALIGPNGAGKTTTFNLIAGVFPPDEGRVTLKGRNLTGLKPDRVCAAGIGRTFQIVKPFGQLTVEDNVVVGALARERSVEAARVQARAVLERLELADQANRPARSLTLPDRKRLEVARALATRPTLLLLDEVLAGLRPTEVDRMVEVLRDLNRREGLTILMIEHVMRAVMALSDRVVVLDHGEKIADGAPAEVVADPRVVESYLGAEALD; encoded by the coding sequence ATGACCGCCTTGCTTGAGGTCGAGCGTCTGTCCAAGCGGTTCCGCGGGCTGAAGGCGGTGTCCGAGGTCAGCTTCACCGTGCCGGAGGGGCGCATCCTGGCGCTGATCGGCCCGAACGGGGCCGGCAAGACCACCACCTTCAACCTGATCGCTGGCGTCTTCCCTCCCGACGAGGGGCGGGTGACGCTGAAGGGCCGCAACTTGACCGGGCTGAAGCCCGACCGGGTCTGCGCCGCCGGGATCGGCCGCACCTTCCAGATCGTCAAGCCCTTCGGCCAGCTGACGGTGGAGGATAATGTCGTGGTCGGCGCGCTGGCCCGCGAGCGGTCGGTGGAGGCGGCACGGGTGCAGGCCCGCGCCGTGCTGGAGCGGCTGGAACTTGCCGATCAGGCCAATCGGCCGGCCCGCAGCCTGACCCTGCCCGACCGCAAGCGGCTGGAGGTCGCCCGCGCGCTGGCGACCCGTCCGACCCTGCTGCTGCTGGACGAGGTGCTGGCCGGGCTCCGCCCGACCGAGGTCGACCGCATGGTCGAGGTCCTGCGCGACCTGAACAGGCGCGAAGGGCTGACGATCCTGATGATCGAGCATGTCATGCGGGCGGTTATGGCGCTGTCCGACCGCGTCGTGGTGCTGGACCATGGCGAGAAGATCGCCGACGGCGCCCCGGCTGAGGTCGTCGCCGACCCCCGCGTCGTCGAATCCTACCTGGGCGCCGAAGCTCTCGACTGA
- the rodA gene encoding rod shape-determining protein RodA: MVLSHLGSGGLEPQRSQLTLGTKFRLINWGLVLLICTITGVGVGLLYSAAGGHWKPWAQPQLVRAIPGLVLMLGIALVDIRHLMKSAYVIFFMVLCLLIAVELMGRIGMGAQRWIDLGFFQLQPSELMKPALTLALARYFHGVTLDQIGRPLLLIPPLLLVFTPVAFVLLQPNLGTSLLLIMGSGAIFFAAGVRVWKFLLVIGGGLSAIPIAWEFLHDYQKQRVYTFLEPETDPLGAGYNILQSKIALGSGGLFGKGFMSGSQSQLMFLPEKHTDFIFVVLAEEFGMVGAATLLALYVLLFIYGWVIALNSRSQFGRLVAVGMTAQFFLYVFVNVAMVMGLIPVVGIPLPLVSYGGSAMMTLMIGVGLLLSMSVHRDVRIPKSGVTDV; the protein is encoded by the coding sequence GTGGTTCTTTCCCATCTCGGCTCCGGCGGCCTCGAGCCGCAGCGGTCGCAGCTGACGCTCGGCACGAAATTCAGGCTCATCAACTGGGGGCTGGTCCTGCTGATCTGCACGATCACAGGGGTCGGCGTCGGGCTGCTCTATTCCGCCGCCGGCGGCCATTGGAAGCCGTGGGCGCAGCCCCAGCTGGTCCGCGCCATCCCCGGCCTCGTACTCATGCTGGGCATCGCGCTGGTCGACATCCGTCACCTGATGAAGTCGGCTTACGTCATCTTCTTCATGGTGCTCTGCCTGTTGATCGCGGTGGAGCTGATGGGCCGCATCGGCATGGGCGCCCAGCGCTGGATCGACCTCGGCTTCTTCCAGCTTCAGCCGTCGGAACTGATGAAGCCGGCGTTGACGCTGGCGCTCGCCCGCTATTTCCACGGGGTGACGCTGGACCAGATCGGCCGGCCGCTTCTGCTGATACCGCCGCTTCTGCTGGTCTTCACCCCGGTGGCCTTCGTGCTGCTCCAGCCCAATCTCGGCACCTCGCTGCTGCTGATCATGGGCAGCGGCGCCATCTTCTTCGCCGCCGGCGTCCGGGTGTGGAAGTTTCTCCTGGTGATCGGCGGCGGCCTGAGCGCCATCCCCATCGCCTGGGAGTTCCTGCACGACTACCAGAAACAGCGTGTCTACACCTTCCTCGAACCGGAAACCGACCCGCTCGGCGCCGGCTACAACATCCTTCAGTCGAAGATCGCGCTGGGGTCCGGCGGGCTGTTCGGCAAGGGCTTCATGTCCGGCTCGCAGAGCCAGCTGATGTTCCTGCCGGAAAAGCACACCGACTTCATCTTCGTCGTCCTGGCGGAGGAGTTCGGCATGGTCGGCGCCGCCACGCTGCTGGCGCTCTACGTCCTGCTGTTCATCTATGGCTGGGTGATCGCGCTGAACAGCCGCAGCCAGTTCGGCCGGCTGGTCGCGGTCGGCATGACCGCACAGTTCTTCCTCTACGTCTTCGTCAATGTGGCGATGGTGATGGGTCTGATCCCCGTCGTCGGCATTCCGCTGCCCCTGGTGTCCTATGGCGGATCGGCGATGATGACGCTGATGATCGGCGTCGGCCTGCTGCTGAGCATGTCGGTCCACCGCGACGTGCGCATCCCCAAAAGCGGCGTTACCGACGTCTGA
- a CDS encoding tetratricopeptide repeat protein has translation MDQIEQTLAVATEHHRAGRTAEAERLYRDVLDASPGHPDALHLLGVIALQSGRAEEAVDRIAQAVAGDDGSPLFHANLGHALHASGRYREAALSFARALTLLTNEGDGWGNVGALANLIRRYDDDIRAAAAAEVDARYTMGDVMRRQSLLFLLTGDIAYYSNLVTAALDDPLRFSVPSMHYAYWGIAMRLFQGDARKGDIGAFTQGDFRRFYRLLVEETARRYGLDSRLRRAAPRAAVKRVALITNQMLGEGHQPTADAFDYARRLQDDHGCEVLIVNPNAMAVEGENGFVPEYSYNVTQEYDGEQTLAAHGAKVRMLSFPQPRFDEEKLTAIVDAVERFDPDVIVAFGGSNTVADLFARSRPVVFLPTSSGLPPSLATLLLGYAPEDSAAGWPEEARARFRPFSFGWTLPDAGPTRSRADFGLPTDGPLYVVVGNRLDQEVGPEFVETLDRLLDRVPDGHVAFAGAVTELPGRIAAARNAARMRALGNVEAIRGLYDVATAYLNPPRQGGGGSAAFALADGLPVVTYAQGDIAGIAGAAMTVADETAFLERAVTLGQDSTARAQAVEAARTRFAETADRARSAEKLLHYAREAQRLF, from the coding sequence ATGGACCAGATCGAGCAGACGTTGGCCGTCGCCACGGAACACCACCGCGCCGGCCGCACAGCGGAGGCCGAACGGCTGTACCGCGACGTGCTGGACGCTTCGCCCGGCCATCCGGACGCCCTGCATCTGCTGGGGGTGATCGCGCTGCAATCAGGCCGGGCGGAGGAGGCGGTCGACCGCATCGCCCAGGCCGTGGCCGGCGACGACGGTTCCCCGCTGTTCCACGCCAATCTGGGCCACGCCCTGCATGCCTCCGGCCGCTATCGCGAGGCGGCCCTCAGTTTCGCCCGCGCCCTGACCCTGCTGACCAACGAAGGGGATGGCTGGGGCAATGTCGGCGCGCTGGCCAACCTGATCCGCCGTTACGACGACGACATCCGCGCCGCCGCCGCCGCGGAGGTCGATGCCCGCTACACCATGGGCGACGTGATGCGGCGCCAGTCGCTGCTGTTCCTGCTGACCGGCGACATCGCCTATTACAGCAATCTGGTGACCGCCGCGCTGGACGACCCTCTGCGCTTCTCCGTGCCGTCGATGCATTACGCCTATTGGGGCATCGCCATGCGGTTGTTCCAGGGCGATGCACGCAAGGGCGACATCGGTGCCTTCACCCAGGGCGACTTCCGCCGCTTCTACCGGCTTCTGGTGGAGGAAACGGCCCGCCGTTATGGCCTGGACTCCCGCCTGCGCCGCGCGGCGCCGCGCGCCGCGGTAAAGCGGGTGGCGCTGATCACCAACCAGATGTTGGGCGAGGGGCACCAGCCGACCGCCGACGCCTTCGATTATGCCCGCCGGCTGCAGGACGACCATGGCTGCGAGGTGCTGATCGTCAACCCCAACGCCATGGCTGTGGAGGGCGAGAACGGCTTCGTTCCCGAATACAGCTACAACGTCACGCAAGAGTATGACGGTGAACAGACCCTGGCCGCCCATGGCGCGAAGGTCCGCATGCTGTCCTTCCCCCAGCCGCGTTTCGACGAGGAAAAACTGACCGCCATTGTCGATGCGGTGGAGCGTTTCGACCCGGACGTGATCGTCGCCTTCGGCGGCTCCAACACGGTGGCAGACCTGTTCGCCCGCAGCCGACCAGTGGTGTTCCTGCCGACCTCAAGTGGCCTGCCGCCCTCGCTCGCCACGCTTCTGCTGGGCTATGCGCCGGAAGACAGCGCCGCCGGCTGGCCGGAGGAGGCGCGGGCACGCTTCCGTCCCTTCTCCTTCGGCTGGACCCTGCCGGATGCCGGTCCCACCCGCAGCCGCGCCGATTTCGGCCTTCCCACGGATGGTCCGCTTTATGTCGTCGTCGGCAACCGCCTGGACCAGGAGGTCGGGCCGGAGTTCGTGGAGACGCTCGACCGCCTGCTCGACCGTGTGCCCGATGGGCATGTCGCCTTTGCCGGCGCGGTGACGGAACTGCCCGGCCGCATTGCCGCCGCCCGCAACGCGGCACGAATGCGCGCGCTTGGCAATGTCGAGGCCATTCGCGGACTGTACGACGTGGCGACCGCCTATCTGAATCCGCCGCGACAGGGCGGCGGCGGCAGTGCCGCCTTCGCCCTGGCCGACGGGCTGCCGGTGGTGACCTATGCCCAAGGCGATATCGCCGGGATCGCCGGTGCGGCCATGACAGTCGCCGACGAAACCGCCTTCCTGGAACGCGCCGTGACGCTTGGACAGGATAGCACCGCACGGGCGCAGGCGGTCGAGGCCGCACGCACCCGCTTTGCCGAAACCGCGGATCGCGCACGGTCGGCGGAAAAGCTGCTGCACTATGCGCGCGAGGCGCAGAGGCTGTTCTGA
- a CDS encoding L,D-transpeptidase, with protein MDAASNGPSIAISLADRRLYMTGPDGGTRSFPVAIGRPGVPIPVGDSSIRRKRRDPTWRPTANQRRDNPALPRAIPPGPHNPLGKFALDLGWPAIAIHGTNDPESIGTRASGGCFRMLPEDIETVFALAEVGTPVRVVRDSLGGGAPELPVSRPVKAVPVAVPAAVKAAPTSPPPPASPPPEEPPPAPVADPRCGTVTAPLRRMICDVPALALLDGRARGTQERFLAGIADPAAHAAAAYELIQDERRFHERIAALCWIRSGTEGDPALAAAAQSCLTTALDRRLSDVAERTAALRGGTRIAGRP; from the coding sequence ATGGACGCCGCATCGAATGGCCCATCCATCGCCATCAGCCTTGCCGACCGGCGTCTCTACATGACAGGCCCTGATGGTGGCACCCGCAGTTTCCCGGTCGCCATCGGCCGTCCCGGCGTGCCGATTCCCGTTGGCGACAGCAGCATCCGGCGCAAGCGCCGCGACCCGACGTGGCGGCCGACCGCGAACCAGCGGCGCGACAATCCCGCCCTGCCGCGGGCGATTCCGCCCGGGCCGCACAACCCGCTGGGCAAATTCGCGCTCGACCTTGGCTGGCCGGCCATCGCCATTCACGGCACCAACGATCCGGAGTCGATCGGCACGCGGGCCAGCGGTGGCTGCTTCCGCATGCTGCCCGAGGACATCGAAACCGTTTTCGCGTTGGCGGAGGTCGGCACGCCGGTCCGGGTGGTGCGGGACTCGTTGGGGGGAGGCGCGCCGGAGCTGCCGGTCTCCCGGCCGGTCAAGGCGGTTCCGGTAGCGGTTCCGGCCGCTGTCAAGGCTGCGCCGACCTCTCCGCCGCCGCCGGCATCGCCTCCCCCGGAGGAACCACCACCGGCACCGGTCGCCGATCCGCGCTGCGGCACGGTGACGGCGCCGCTGCGCCGGATGATCTGCGACGTTCCGGCGCTTGCCCTGCTCGACGGCCGGGCCCGTGGGACGCAGGAGCGGTTCCTGGCCGGCATCGCCGATCCGGCGGCCCACGCCGCCGCGGCCTATGAGCTGATCCAGGACGAGCGGCGCTTCCACGAGCGGATCGCCGCACTCTGCTGGATTCGCAGTGGAACCGAAGGCGATCCGGCGCTGGCCGCCGCGGCGCAGTCCTGCCTGACGACAGCTCTCGACCGCCGGTTGAGCGATGTCGCGGAGCGGACCGCGGCCTTGCGCGGCGGCACCCGGATTGCCGGCCGGCCATAG
- a CDS encoding methanol/ethanol family PQQ-dependent dehydrogenase, producing the protein MKRLVTSLALAASLTAFSATGVLAAADAAGGPSSDDLLKSATNTEAVLTYGMGPQAQRFSPLTDLNADTVKKLVPVWSFSFGGEKQRGQEAQPIIYDGTIYVTGSYSRLYAVDARTGHKKWEYNHRLPDGIMPCCDVVNRGAAIYKDKIYFATLDARLVALNRETGKVVWNKKLQEYKEGYSNTAAPLIVDGKIITGNSGGEFGVIGMVEARDAETGELVWQRPTIEGNMGTLNGKDSTVTGKTNASWPGDMYKTGGGATWLGGTYDPETKTLFFGTGNPAPWNSHLRPGDNLYTSSTLAINPDNGEIKWHYQTTPHDGWDFDGVNEFVSFDLKKDGKVIKAGGKADRNGFFYVIDRNTGKLINASPFVTKITWAKGIDIETGRPIYIDDNRPGAPATGDAHDAKGKSVFAAPAFLGAKNWMPMAYNPQTELFYVPANEWGMDIWNEPITYKKGAAYLGAGFTIKPLYDDYIGALRAVDPKTGKIVWEYKNPAPLWGGVLTTAGNLVFTGTPEGYLKAFDAKSGQEVWKFQTGSGVVGSPVTWKMDGEQYVAVVSGWGGAVPLWGGDVAKLVKDINQGGSLWVFKLPKA; encoded by the coding sequence ATGAAGCGCCTGGTTACAAGTCTCGCCCTGGCAGCCTCGCTGACCGCGTTCAGCGCCACCGGCGTCCTCGCCGCCGCCGACGCCGCTGGTGGCCCGTCCAGCGACGATCTGCTGAAGAGCGCCACCAACACCGAAGCGGTCCTGACCTATGGCATGGGGCCGCAGGCCCAGCGCTTCAGCCCGCTGACCGACCTAAACGCCGACACGGTCAAGAAGCTGGTCCCGGTCTGGTCCTTCTCCTTCGGCGGCGAGAAGCAGCGCGGCCAGGAAGCCCAGCCCATCATTTATGACGGCACCATCTACGTCACCGGCTCCTATTCCCGCCTCTATGCGGTCGATGCCCGCACCGGTCACAAGAAGTGGGAATACAACCACCGCCTGCCCGACGGCATCATGCCCTGCTGCGACGTGGTCAACCGCGGCGCTGCGATCTACAAGGACAAGATCTACTTCGCCACGCTGGACGCCCGCCTCGTCGCGCTGAACCGCGAGACCGGCAAGGTGGTGTGGAACAAGAAGCTGCAGGAATACAAGGAAGGCTATTCCAACACCGCCGCTCCGCTGATCGTCGACGGCAAGATCATCACCGGCAATTCCGGCGGCGAGTTCGGCGTCATCGGCATGGTCGAAGCCCGCGATGCCGAGACGGGCGAGCTGGTCTGGCAGCGCCCGACCATCGAAGGCAACATGGGCACGCTGAACGGCAAGGACTCGACCGTCACCGGCAAGACCAACGCCAGCTGGCCGGGTGACATGTACAAGACCGGCGGCGGCGCCACCTGGCTGGGTGGCACCTACGATCCGGAAACCAAGACGCTGTTCTTCGGCACCGGCAACCCGGCGCCCTGGAATTCGCACCTGCGTCCGGGCGACAACCTCTACACCTCCTCCACGCTGGCCATCAATCCGGACAACGGTGAGATCAAGTGGCACTACCAGACCACGCCGCATGACGGCTGGGACTTCGACGGCGTGAACGAGTTCGTGTCCTTCGACCTGAAGAAGGACGGCAAGGTGATCAAGGCCGGCGGCAAGGCCGACCGCAACGGCTTCTTCTACGTCATCGACCGCAACACCGGTAAGCTGATCAACGCTTCGCCCTTCGTCACCAAGATCACCTGGGCGAAGGGCATCGACATCGAGACGGGCCGTCCGATCTACATCGACGACAACCGTCCTGGCGCTCCGGCGACCGGCGACGCGCATGACGCCAAGGGCAAATCGGTCTTCGCCGCCCCGGCCTTCCTGGGCGCCAAGAACTGGATGCCGATGGCCTACAACCCGCAGACCGAGCTGTTCTACGTCCCGGCCAACGAGTGGGGCATGGACATCTGGAACGAGCCGATCACCTACAAGAAGGGTGCCGCCTATCTCGGTGCCGGCTTCACCATCAAGCCGCTCTATGACGATTACATCGGCGCCCTGCGCGCCGTCGATCCGAAGACCGGCAAGATCGTCTGGGAATACAAGAACCCGGCCCCGCTGTGGGGCGGCGTGCTGACCACCGCCGGCAATCTGGTCTTCACCGGCACGCCGGAAGGCTATCTGAAGGCCTTCGACGCCAAGTCCGGCCAGGAGGTCTGGAAGTTCCAGACCGGCTCCGGCGTGGTCGGCAGCCCGGTCACCTGGAAGATGGATGGCGAGCAGTATGTCGCCGTCGTGTCCGGCTGGGGCGGTGCGGTGCCGCTGTGGGGCGGCGACGTCGCTAAGCTGGTGAAGGACATCAACCAGGGCGGCTCGCTCTGGGTCTTCAAGCTGCCGAAGGCCTGA